In a single window of the Schistocerca americana isolate TAMUIC-IGC-003095 chromosome X, iqSchAmer2.1, whole genome shotgun sequence genome:
- the LOC124556734 gene encoding uncharacterized protein LOC124556734 yields MFSQRKALVLIVVVMLVMSVAQARYLPTRRSSASLEDRLDRLRDLINDLVENERPSARMAPPRRLDWILAGEPELDYAQ; encoded by the exons ATGTTTTCGCAGCGCAAGGCTTTGGTGCTGATTGTCGTCGTGATGCTGGTGATGAGCGTGGCGCAGGCCAGATACCTGCCCACTAGGAGGAGCTCCGCCTCCCTGGAAGACCGTCTCGATCGGCTACGCGACCTCATCAACGAT CTGGTGGAGAACGAGCGGCCGAGTGCTCGCATGGCGCCCCCGCGCCGCCTGGACTGGATACTGGCCGGCGAGCCGGAGCTGGACTACGCGCAGTga